The genomic window CGCGATCGCTACCACACTGCAAAAGAGTTAGCTGCGGCTTTAGCTGCTTGCCAAGTTTAGGGAGTGGTGAGTAGTGAGTGGGGGGAGTAGTGAATTTTAAAAAACCCTATTCCCTATTCCCTACTCCCTACTCCTCATCCCAAGTTTCTACAGCTAGCAATTCACTAACTGGGTCTTGCATACTAAAGCCAAAGTCAAGCAGTTCCTGTTTCCAGTGCTGCCATTCATTGCCGTAGAGCAAAGCGATTTTCCAGATGCTATCGCTTGGCTTGATAATGTTCGATTCTATGAGTGATTGCACGTTGCGCTGCAATTTCACCATTGGGTGAATCACTTGCTGAGTCATAACCTCAATTGAATTCTGATATTTGTTGGTAAATGCTTAAATCAAAACTGCTTCCCATTCTGCAATTGTTGCCGGCCCGTAGAGTGGTGTAATTTGGTAAAGCTAGTCTTAACTTTCTAACTATACCATAACAAACTCTACTAAGTTACTGGTAAATTCGGTTTTGTACGGTAATTACCACCACAAAACTTCAATTCCAGCAAGCAGTCCTTAAACTTTTTGCAGAAGCCAGGCAAAGTTTAAGGACTAAAGGGGTAAGGGATGCTTCTGTTTCCCCTTTTCCCTTTTCCCTTTAACCTTTTCCCCGTCTTCTTTTTCCTCTTAACCTTTACCGTTTCTCCACTAGAGTGCAACAGTACCTTTTGTAAGAGATATATTGTGAACCTCGAGCAGAATAATTAGTCCTTTAGAAAGTTGCACTAAGTAGTGTGACTGAGGAGGAATGGGAAAATTCTATTTGTTTGAATCACGAAAAATATGTTTGCTTGTTGAAGAACCCATAGGACACGGGCTAGTTTGAAAGTTTTTGACTGACAGGGAAATTTGCAATTGAGTAGAAATGTCTACTCTTTTTATCTATTTAAACGTTATTTAGAATATCGCAAACATCTGGCATTAGGCAGAATCATCGCAAATCTTTATATAATTGTAATGTTTTGCCCAGTGAATAAGACCTGGAGGGTTGGCTCTGTCTAGGCGCAGGAGAGGGTTTTGCTTTGAAGCATAGGGGCGATCGCATGGCAAAATTGTCGCTACAGTATGGGCTTACCATAAAGTTCCCTCTTCCCTCGTCTTCAGAGTCAGCATTTGAATTTTGTGTAAAAAATTTCCAGTCAAGATGTTAGTTTCTATTGGGCAGATGGGTAACCTGATAACGGGAGGGTTGCTGACACCTAACTATTTACCGCAGCAATAATTAATACATGCCTGGTTCATGGGAAGAATACCTAATCACTCGCAAAAAGCAGATTGAGCGGCGACAAAAGATTGTAACGATAGTGTCGATGTTCTCGTTTTTTGGATCTACGGTATTTGCAGTCATTCCAGTAATCCAACAGGCTAGCCAACCTAAGCCAGCAATTGCGTCTCCTTCTGCTGAGTCAGTATTACAGCAACAGGCGCGGGGCTACGAGCTGGTTTTACAACGGGAACCAGAAAACCAACTGGCTTTGGAGAAACTGTCTTTGGTGCGGTTGCAATTGAAGGATGCTAAGGGTGCAATGGAACTTTTGGAGAAGCTGGTGAAGTTGCACCCCGAACGCCAAGATTACAAAGTTGTATTAGAGCAGATTAAGAAAGAACAAGGCAAAAGTAATTCCCAGACAAATAACCAGCCCAAGCCTAATTAATACTCTTTACTTAAGAGGACGTTTAAAAAGTCCTCTTGTCGGTAGTAAAACATTCTATATCCCCCTTGTAAAGGGGGACTTTGATTCCGGTTCCCCCTTTTTCAAGGGGGCTAGGAGGGATCAATACTTGCCTAAAATCATAGCCAATCACTTTTCAAACAACCTCCAAGGGACGAAAATATGCGCTCAATTAGTCAACTGGGACTTATGCAATAGAAACATTCAATTTTATTCATATTTTTATAATCTAAATATAGTATTCCCAAATCATTCCCGAAAAGTTAGATACCTGACTTCTTTGAGAAGTCGCGTATCTGAAAGGAGAGGATTTTCACAATTCATTTAAAATTGCTATATATAATATATTTACTTGTAAGAACATTATAAATTTTCTATAGAAAATAAAGGAATTTGTCGTACTTGCTGATTGGCAACTATCTGTTGATTTTCATGTTCTAATACAAATCTAGCATTAATACAAGGAATTAAACTTTGCCACTGGCTATCAGTCAAATCTCTCAATAAAGAAATTGTTAACCTCTCAGTTATATCTATTTCTTCTTGTATCATAAGATGCATAGCTATACTTTGCAAGAATAAATCAGCCTCTTCTTGTGCAATGCTATTGATATCGACCAGTAGAGTAATTTGCTTATGATTAAGATGGGATATGATTAATTGAATAACATCTATCAATTCTAATCCTAATTTTTCTTCATCTGTTGACCAATCTGGAAAAACAATTATGTTAATTTCTTTAAGATTCAAATCTAAAAATAAGGTTTTAATTAAGGCTATTTTTACAATTTCTCCCATTTTTATCCAAGAAAAATGTTTCGCCTGTTCTAAGCCTGCATTAATTAATAAGTTTCTGCAACTAGGTTTTTGCACTTCATATAAAGCATCAACCATACCCTCAATATCATCATCTTTGACGTAAATTACAGCCTCTCCTCCAGCTTCCGGTAGGGAGGCATTAGGAGTAGTAATTACAGGAGAACCACAAGCCATTGCTTCAATTACTGGCATTCCAAAACCTTCATATTGAGAAGGATAAACTAATGCCACTGCTCCAGCATAAGCTAATCTTAATTCTTCATCACTTAATTGTAATCCGTGAAAAGTACATCCAGCAGTATAGTGTCGCCATTCGGAAGGTAATTGACTACCTGCACCAGTCACTACTATATCAAAATTGTG from Nostoc sp. UHCC 0926 includes these protein-coding regions:
- a CDS encoding tetratricopeptide repeat protein, which gives rise to MPGSWEEYLITRKKQIERRQKIVTIVSMFSFFGSTVFAVIPVIQQASQPKPAIASPSAESVLQQQARGYELVLQREPENQLALEKLSLVRLQLKDAKGAMELLEKLVKLHPERQDYKVVLEQIKKEQGKSNSQTNNQPKPN
- a CDS encoding DUF4327 family protein yields the protein MTQQVIHPMVKLQRNVQSLIESNIIKPSDSIWKIALLYGNEWQHWKQELLDFGFSMQDPVSELLAVETWDEE